The following proteins are co-located in the Acropora palmata chromosome 11, jaAcrPala1.3, whole genome shotgun sequence genome:
- the LOC141896667 gene encoding elongator complex protein 4-like isoform X3: MATSFKKRGTRGRVICPPGTRPSLHNSQLLISSGVPSMDHMIGGGIAVGTVFLIEEDAFGSYARQLSKYFLAEGIVSSHAIFLASAEPEPDSILKDLPQETDDGKKATSTQTQEPEQKVPSTNSSMRIAWRYQSQPKFECTPSYAKFGHYFDLTKVMDEDRVQSVPVQTFNVTNEMTERQDRQLGRKHIAVCETLLSRIKSTIRDGGFCTSDKELGNRTILRIVLHGLGSPLWGDEHYRPDTINPSLTQFLFQLRAVMRSALAVCLITIPTHLFQEPALIRRVERLCDTVIKLESFVGSEMETNPVYKDYHGLFHILRLPRLNSLVCHAPESFDLAFKLRRKKMTIEKLHLPPDLSETVNRTQEDRVRAQPGGLSCQSSNTRLDF, translated from the exons ATGGCGACAAGCTTCAAGAAAAGGGGCACCCGTGGTCGCGTCATCTGTCCACCAGGAACAAGACCGTCTTTGCACAATAGTCAGCTGTTAATATCCTCGGGAGTTCCTTCAATGGATCATATGATCG GTGGTGGTATTGCTGTTGGAACCGTTTTCCTGATTG AGGAAGATGCCTTTGGATCATATGCACGTCAACTGTCAAAGTATTTTCTAGCTGAAGGAATTGTCTCTAGTCATGCAATATTTTTGGCATCTGCTGAGCCTGAACCTGACAGCATTTTAAAG GATCTTCCTCAGGAAACGGATGATGGAAAGAAAGCAACCAGCACACAAACACAGGAACCTGAGCAGAAGGTGCCTTCAACAAATTCCTCAATGAGAATAGCTTGGAGGTATCAAAGTCAGCCCAAGTTTGAG TGCACACCCTCATATGCTAAGTTTGGACACTACTTTGACTTGACAAAAGTTATGGATGAAGATAGAGTTCAATCAGTCCCTGTTCAAACATTTAACGTGACCAATGAAATGACAGAGCGTCAAGATAGACA ATTAGGTCGTAAACACATCGCGGTCTGTGAAACGCTATTATCACGGATAAAGTCTACGATCCGTGATGGGGGATTTTGTACATCCGATAAAGAG CTTGGAAACAGAACGATCCTTCGAATCGTTCTTCATGGCCTTGGTTCACCACTCTGGGGCGACGAACACTACAGGCCCGACACCATTAATCCTTCCTTGACCCAGTTTCTTTTCCAGCTGCGTGCAGTCATGCGCTCTGCTCTTGCTGTCTGTCTCATAACAATTCCCACTCATCTTTTTCAG GAGCCGGCCTTGATTCGACGCGTTGAGAGACTGTGCGATACTGTGATAAAGCTGGAATCTTTTGTTGGTTCAGAAATGGAAACGAATCCAGTATACAAAGATTACCACG GTCTTTTCCACATCCTTCGCCTGCCTCGATTGAACTCGCTTGTTTGCCATGCGCCGGAATCCTTTGACCTCGCCTTCAAGCTGAGAAGAAAGAAGATGACCATCGAG AAACTTCACCTCCCACCAGATCTCTCAGAAACGGTCAACAGAACTCAGGAAGATCGTGTCCGAGCGCAGCCAGGGGGCCTGTCGTGTCAGTCCTCTAACACCCGGCTTGACTTCTAA
- the LOC141896667 gene encoding uncharacterized protein LOC141896667 isoform X1: MSLKETRPSSPEDLRASDKVVINVGGIRHETYTATLKNIPDTRLYWITENKTQLPEYDPNTNEYFFDRHPTVFAQILNFYRTGKLHCPHDVCGPLFEEELAFWGIDELQVESCCWLNYKKHREAQANLDTLDGDDSDRDSLSDMDMTVYGLVADSIRNRNRSFWKRYQPKVWTTFEEPYSSRLAQVIAFATLILILTSVVVFCLESMPYFANKNSRQFQALYITDIICVAWFTLEFIIRLIFCPRKIQFFKKPMNWIDFGAIVPFYLDLFISESNIKTIVVLRVVRLIRVFRIFKLSRHSYGLQILGHTLKSSCSELFLLAFFLSIGVVIFSSIIYYAEKDIPKTKFTTIPESFWWAVVTMTTLGYGDMAPESWEGKIVGSFCAISGVLMIALPVPVIVSNFSLYYSHAKARLKLPRRKRPLIIGAANALKVAQSFVTQSGPKLPDHVVEQVETQGQDDSELEEVVCSGSRMRWSPHSSFRSTPGSSPLGRRRVHSPNSAATPPFAKNSLLSSARASRNVLAVPEGVRIEMEMEERNPSCRIAFDNGSLQATSNTAEFQQTSSSGNCAANENLDQSSSVLPAANSTSMVKRELDCSPSDVKAASETSQRSNSSAHSISMDSSQGSPKLNQRGRMGRRGSLYVVGFTAKHWQNKALKKNKRTQAGQTGSGSRRASVATSTEKRRSSSAFDVSPSYSVKKDTGEGSDLSASFSPKKIAHTDSQISTQEGEGKSSKGNQTDVENVLQGDTNGNVSLEHRAISASEFAKGQTAEQSRFKPSSSNSGKLREAYNKATPMSVSTESNDSSSRVSDDSLTINDRHRQRRGSSPLVRQRAVFTFDISDKTVQVDSCVGGQDVSTVNRKVPTGRPHEDNSFSLSPLLEQTNEVGGEIEIRVPKRTSEMRRKSCIPAIATERKTSVRKSKGQSFLPNGYVNSSYHHDEEDKHLSIKAPHSAPRNVNAAISDSVASRTLIEPHPVYMTPQEQAFPPAVLSSHGPPFYTEAKSFGQYSGSPQIQVTSNSDLNLPSISEEHVIQNTKARGVDANELQPPSSLPRPNSLPNWPRELVRPVAIHRPYSDSLYVSHTGAYGFPIEHIARSSLGNIQQPVGFQDHVSPFVNQNEYRGHLTGRNIFASFEQQRTLSEADLNVRLAQRRQGQFLYIHVPETPIIANGNLGMGDVRDRVRISDTSRKERPRSKSYNCEHAGSPFFQRTESISSPDLHSMNGLLASGEPDPIFANGRYQSPSDLHQKRNPEDSKSHSFESTQRNASLSTNKAPTRDLSIPKCPQNVAVAQFIDPHCNNFARTRSSSWGGSSTVVKGHVVGRGENATSVRSERTDRQLASNGHEALQQRDSNRHTVSNRQRARAIFVGDSGIDSVNSSTTSITHSLEFDGEGHKERKESLVGLNTARIDILNPIHESETEISESVAMENSRNSASGPPPSTTTVDLNTTKQVPKNAEVKLHGSRMSRYLSNPDLYESSLV; the protein is encoded by the exons ATGTCGCTTAAAGAAACTCGACCTTCTTCGCCGGAAGATTTGCGCGCAAGCGACAAAGTTGTAATCAACGTTGGCGGAATACGGCATGAGACTTACACAGCAACACTTAAGAATATCCCCGACACAAGGCTTTACTGGATCACAGAAAACAAGACCCAGTTACCCGAATATGATCCGAACACCAACGAGTATTTTTTTGATCGTCATCCTACGGTGTTCgcgcaaattttgaatttttatcgCACGGGGAAACTGCACTGTCCGCACGATGTCTGCGGACCGTTGTTTGAGGAGGAGCTGGCGTTTTGGGGAATCGACGAACTTCAAGTTGAGTCGTGCTGTTGGCTAAATTACAAGAAACACCGAGAGGCCCAAGCGAATTTAGACACCCTGGATGGAGACGACTCTGACAGAGATAGTCTGTCGGACATGGACATGACGGTGTATGGACTCGTGGCGGATAGCATTCGAAACAGGAATCGCTCATTTTGGAAGAGATATCAGCCGAAAGTGTGGACCACGTTCGAGGAACCTTACTCTTCGCGGCTAGCTCAG GTTATCGCGTTTGCGACTTTGATTCTCATTCTGACTTCCGTGGTGGTGTTCTGTTTGGAAAGCATGCCatattttgcaaataaaaactCACGGCAGTTTCAAGCTCTGTACATCACTGATATAATTTGTGTGGCGTGGTTTACCCTCGAGTTTATCATTCGGCTCATTTTCTGTCCAAGAAAGATCCAGTTCTTTAAGAAACCAATGAACTGGATAGACTTTGGCGCCATCGTTCCATTTTACTTGGATCTCTTCATCAGCGAGTCAAACATTAAGACTATAGTAGTTCTTCGGGTTGTAAGACTCATTCGCGTCTTTCGCATCTTTAAGTTATCGCGACATTCTTATGGACTTCAAATCTTAGGCCACACACTCAAGTCAAGCTGTAGCGAACTGTTTCTACTGGCCTTCTTCTTGAGCATAGGTGTGGTCATCTTTTCAAGTATCATTTATTACGCCGAAAAGGACATCCCGAAAACAAAGTTTACAACTATTCCAGAATCCTTCTGGTGGGCCGTGGTAACCATGACAACCTTGGGTTATGGAGACATGGCACCCGAATCATGGGAAGGGAAGATCGTGGGCTCGTTTTGTGCCATCAGCGGCGTCCTAATGATTGCTCTGCCGGTGCCGGTCATCgtcagcaatttttctttgtattacTCTCACGCCAAGGCGAGGCTGAAGCTGCCTAGGAGAAAGAGGCCTCTGATCATTGGGGCCGCTAATGCGCTCAAAGTTGCTCAATCGTTTGTGACGCAAAGTGGTCCCAAATTGCCAGATCACGTGGTGGAACAAGTCGAGACTCAAGGCCAAGACGATTCAGAACTTGAAGAGGTGGTCTGTAGCGGCAGTCGAATGCGTTGGTCTCCCCATTCAAGTTTTCGGTCCACTCCAGGAAGTAGTCCCTTGGGCAGGCGAAGGGTACATAGCCCTAATTCTGCAGCTACCCCGCCATTTGCGAAAAACTCTCTCTTGTCATCAGCTAGGGCCAGCAGAAACGTGTTGGCTGTACCGGAAGGGGTGAGAATCGAGATGGAAATGGAAGAAAGAAACCCGTCTTGCAGAATTGCGTTTGATAATGGGAGTTTGCAGGCCACAAGTAACACTGCCGAATTCCAGCAGACGTCATCATCGGGTAATTGCGCTGCTAATGAAAACCTCGATCAGTCAAGTTCAGTGCTCCCCGCAGCTAATTCGACGAGCATGGTGAAAAGGGAGTTAGATTGTAGCCCATCTGATGTAAAAGCTGCGTCTGAAACCAGTCAAAGAAGTAATTCTTCTGCCCACTCTATATCAATGGACTCGTCACAAGGTTCGCCTAAGCTAAATCAGCGAGGACGAATGGGAAGGCGTGGTAGTCTCTACGTGGTCGGCTTTACTGCGAAGCATTGGCAAAATAAGGCgctaaaaaagaacaaaagaactcAGGCGGGTCAGACTGGCTCTGGATCGCGCAGAGCTTCCGTAGCGACGTCAACCGAGAAAAGAAGAAGTTCCAGTGCATTTGACGTCAGTCCTAGTTATAGTGTCAAGAAAGATACTGGCGAAGGTTCCGACCTAAGTGCGTCTTTCTCTCCCAAAAAAATTGCGCACACGGACTCTCAAATATCAACGCAAGAGGGAGAGGGAAAGTCGTCAAAAGGAAACCAAACGGACGTTGAGAATGTTTTGCAAGGCGACACCAATGGGAATGTTTCGCTTGAACATCGTGCAATCAGTGCGTCTGAATTTGCGAAGGGCCAAACTGCTGAACAGTCGCGCTTCAAGCCTTCGTCGTCAAACTCCGGTAAACTCCGAGAGGCCTACAACAAGGCAACACCAATGTCTGTATCTACGGAAAGCAATGATTCTAGTTCGAGGGTGTCTGACGATTCCTTAACTATCAACGACCGACATCGGCAACGTCGAGGATCTTCGCCACTTGTCCGACAGAGGGCTGTCTTTACATTTGACATATCGGATAAAACAGTCCAGGTAGATTCTTGTGTTGGAGGCCAAGACGTGTCAACTGTAAATCGAAAGGTTCCTACTGGCCGCCCGCATGAGGACAACTCGTTTTCCTTGTCACCTCTTTTGGAGCAAACCAATGAAGTGGGCGGGGAAATTGAGATACGGGTACCTAAAAGGACATCCGAAATGAGAAGAAAATCGTGCATTCCTGCCATTGCAACAGAACGTAAGACCTCGGTCAGAAAATCGAAAGGCCAGAGCTTTCTGCCGAATGGCTATGTTAACAGCTCGTACCACCATGACGAAGAAGACAAACATCTTTCCATAAAGGCCCCTCATTCTGCTCCACGGAACGTCAACGCCGCGATAAGTGATTCAGTAGCTTCTAGGACATTAATAGAGCCTCACCCAGTTTACATGACGCCACAGGAGCAGGCCTTCCCTCCGGCTGTACTTTCTAGCCACGGCCCACCGTTCTACACGGAAGCCAAATCCTTTGGTCAATACAGTGGGTCCCCTCAGATTCAAGTGACATCAAATTCAGATTTGAATTTACCATCGATTAGCGAGGAACACGTGATCCAAAACACTAAAGCTCGGGGGGTGGACGCTAACGAACTTCAGCCACCATCGTCTCTGCCACGCCCAAACTCTTTACCAAATTGGCCCAGGGAGCTTGTCAGACCCGTGGCAATCCATCGCCCTTACAGTGATTCCTTGTATGTGAGCCACACCGGGGCATACGGCTTTCCCATCGAGCATATCGCTCGCTCTTCACTAGGGAACATTCAACAACCTGTGGGGTTCCAGGATCATGTCTCTCCATTTGTAAATCAAAATGAGTATCGTGGGCACCTGACTGGGCGCAATATTTTCGCTTCTTTCGAGCAACAAAGAACGCTAAGTGAAGCAGACTTGAACGTGCGCCTAGCTCAAAGACGCCAAGGACAGTTTTTGTACATCCATGTCCCGGAAACACCAATAATAGCTAATGGGAATTTAGGCATGGGTGACGTACGTGACCGTGTCAGAATCTCCGACACATCACGCAAGGAAAGGCCACGTTCAAAGAGTTACAACTGCGAGCACGCTGGTTCACCTTTCTTCCAACGGACTGAATCTATTTCCAGCCCAGATCTGCATTCGATGAATGGCTTGCTAGCTTCAGGTGAGCCTGACCCGATTTTTGCAAACGGTCGGTATCAGTCGCCAAGCGATTTACACCAAAAAAGAAACCCTGAAGATTCTAAATCGCACTCATTTGAAAGTACACAAAGGAATGCTTCCTTAAGCACAAATAAGGCTCCGACGAGGGATTTGTCTATCCCAAAATGTCCACAGAATGTTGCAGTAGCCCAGTTTATAGACCCACATTGTAACAACTTTGCTCGTACTCGGTCATCCTCTTGGGGCGGCTCGTCCACTGTTGTCAAAGGACATGTAGTCGGGCGTGGTGAGAATGCAACCTCGGTTCGTTCTGAGCGAACTGACAGGCAATTGGCTTCCAATGGACATGAGGCTCTTCAGCAAAGAGACAGCAACAGGCATACTGTGTCCAATCGTCAGCGAGCGCGGGCAATTTTTGTAGGCGACTCGGGAATCGATAGCGTAAATAGCAGTACAACGTCCATTACTCATTCCCTGGAATTTGATGGAGAGGGACACAAAGAACGGAAAGAAAGTTTGGTCGGTTTGAACACCGCAAGAATTGACATCTTGAACCCTATCCACGAAAGCGAAACGGAAATATCAGAGTCGGTCGCTATGGAGAATTCTCGAAACTCGGCGAGCGGGCCTCCGCCTTCGACAACGACCGTGGATTTAAACACAACGAAGCAAGTACCAAAGAACGCCGAAGTCAAGCTTCATGGAAGCCGCATGTCAAGATATCTGAGCAATCCAGATCTTTACGAATCGAGTTTAGTTTGA
- the LOC141896667 gene encoding uncharacterized protein LOC141896667 isoform X2 has translation MPYFANKNSRQFQALYITDIICVAWFTLEFIIRLIFCPRKIQFFKKPMNWIDFGAIVPFYLDLFISESNIKTIVVLRVVRLIRVFRIFKLSRHSYGLQILGHTLKSSCSELFLLAFFLSIGVVIFSSIIYYAEKDIPKTKFTTIPESFWWAVVTMTTLGYGDMAPESWEGKIVGSFCAISGVLMIALPVPVIVSNFSLYYSHAKARLKLPRRKRPLIIGAANALKVAQSFVTQSGPKLPDHVVEQVETQGQDDSELEEVVCSGSRMRWSPHSSFRSTPGSSPLGRRRVHSPNSAATPPFAKNSLLSSARASRNVLAVPEGVRIEMEMEERNPSCRIAFDNGSLQATSNTAEFQQTSSSGNCAANENLDQSSSVLPAANSTSMVKRELDCSPSDVKAASETSQRSNSSAHSISMDSSQGSPKLNQRGRMGRRGSLYVVGFTAKHWQNKALKKNKRTQAGQTGSGSRRASVATSTEKRRSSSAFDVSPSYSVKKDTGEGSDLSASFSPKKIAHTDSQISTQEGEGKSSKGNQTDVENVLQGDTNGNVSLEHRAISASEFAKGQTAEQSRFKPSSSNSGKLREAYNKATPMSVSTESNDSSSRVSDDSLTINDRHRQRRGSSPLVRQRAVFTFDISDKTVQVDSCVGGQDVSTVNRKVPTGRPHEDNSFSLSPLLEQTNEVGGEIEIRVPKRTSEMRRKSCIPAIATERKTSVRKSKGQSFLPNGYVNSSYHHDEEDKHLSIKAPHSAPRNVNAAISDSVASRTLIEPHPVYMTPQEQAFPPAVLSSHGPPFYTEAKSFGQYSGSPQIQVTSNSDLNLPSISEEHVIQNTKARGVDANELQPPSSLPRPNSLPNWPRELVRPVAIHRPYSDSLYVSHTGAYGFPIEHIARSSLGNIQQPVGFQDHVSPFVNQNEYRGHLTGRNIFASFEQQRTLSEADLNVRLAQRRQGQFLYIHVPETPIIANGNLGMGDVRDRVRISDTSRKERPRSKSYNCEHAGSPFFQRTESISSPDLHSMNGLLASGEPDPIFANGRYQSPSDLHQKRNPEDSKSHSFESTQRNASLSTNKAPTRDLSIPKCPQNVAVAQFIDPHCNNFARTRSSSWGGSSTVVKGHVVGRGENATSVRSERTDRQLASNGHEALQQRDSNRHTVSNRQRARAIFVGDSGIDSVNSSTTSITHSLEFDGEGHKERKESLVGLNTARIDILNPIHESETEISESVAMENSRNSASGPPPSTTTVDLNTTKQVPKNAEVKLHGSRMSRYLSNPDLYESSLV, from the coding sequence ATGCCatattttgcaaataaaaactCACGGCAGTTTCAAGCTCTGTACATCACTGATATAATTTGTGTGGCGTGGTTTACCCTCGAGTTTATCATTCGGCTCATTTTCTGTCCAAGAAAGATCCAGTTCTTTAAGAAACCAATGAACTGGATAGACTTTGGCGCCATCGTTCCATTTTACTTGGATCTCTTCATCAGCGAGTCAAACATTAAGACTATAGTAGTTCTTCGGGTTGTAAGACTCATTCGCGTCTTTCGCATCTTTAAGTTATCGCGACATTCTTATGGACTTCAAATCTTAGGCCACACACTCAAGTCAAGCTGTAGCGAACTGTTTCTACTGGCCTTCTTCTTGAGCATAGGTGTGGTCATCTTTTCAAGTATCATTTATTACGCCGAAAAGGACATCCCGAAAACAAAGTTTACAACTATTCCAGAATCCTTCTGGTGGGCCGTGGTAACCATGACAACCTTGGGTTATGGAGACATGGCACCCGAATCATGGGAAGGGAAGATCGTGGGCTCGTTTTGTGCCATCAGCGGCGTCCTAATGATTGCTCTGCCGGTGCCGGTCATCgtcagcaatttttctttgtattacTCTCACGCCAAGGCGAGGCTGAAGCTGCCTAGGAGAAAGAGGCCTCTGATCATTGGGGCCGCTAATGCGCTCAAAGTTGCTCAATCGTTTGTGACGCAAAGTGGTCCCAAATTGCCAGATCACGTGGTGGAACAAGTCGAGACTCAAGGCCAAGACGATTCAGAACTTGAAGAGGTGGTCTGTAGCGGCAGTCGAATGCGTTGGTCTCCCCATTCAAGTTTTCGGTCCACTCCAGGAAGTAGTCCCTTGGGCAGGCGAAGGGTACATAGCCCTAATTCTGCAGCTACCCCGCCATTTGCGAAAAACTCTCTCTTGTCATCAGCTAGGGCCAGCAGAAACGTGTTGGCTGTACCGGAAGGGGTGAGAATCGAGATGGAAATGGAAGAAAGAAACCCGTCTTGCAGAATTGCGTTTGATAATGGGAGTTTGCAGGCCACAAGTAACACTGCCGAATTCCAGCAGACGTCATCATCGGGTAATTGCGCTGCTAATGAAAACCTCGATCAGTCAAGTTCAGTGCTCCCCGCAGCTAATTCGACGAGCATGGTGAAAAGGGAGTTAGATTGTAGCCCATCTGATGTAAAAGCTGCGTCTGAAACCAGTCAAAGAAGTAATTCTTCTGCCCACTCTATATCAATGGACTCGTCACAAGGTTCGCCTAAGCTAAATCAGCGAGGACGAATGGGAAGGCGTGGTAGTCTCTACGTGGTCGGCTTTACTGCGAAGCATTGGCAAAATAAGGCgctaaaaaagaacaaaagaactcAGGCGGGTCAGACTGGCTCTGGATCGCGCAGAGCTTCCGTAGCGACGTCAACCGAGAAAAGAAGAAGTTCCAGTGCATTTGACGTCAGTCCTAGTTATAGTGTCAAGAAAGATACTGGCGAAGGTTCCGACCTAAGTGCGTCTTTCTCTCCCAAAAAAATTGCGCACACGGACTCTCAAATATCAACGCAAGAGGGAGAGGGAAAGTCGTCAAAAGGAAACCAAACGGACGTTGAGAATGTTTTGCAAGGCGACACCAATGGGAATGTTTCGCTTGAACATCGTGCAATCAGTGCGTCTGAATTTGCGAAGGGCCAAACTGCTGAACAGTCGCGCTTCAAGCCTTCGTCGTCAAACTCCGGTAAACTCCGAGAGGCCTACAACAAGGCAACACCAATGTCTGTATCTACGGAAAGCAATGATTCTAGTTCGAGGGTGTCTGACGATTCCTTAACTATCAACGACCGACATCGGCAACGTCGAGGATCTTCGCCACTTGTCCGACAGAGGGCTGTCTTTACATTTGACATATCGGATAAAACAGTCCAGGTAGATTCTTGTGTTGGAGGCCAAGACGTGTCAACTGTAAATCGAAAGGTTCCTACTGGCCGCCCGCATGAGGACAACTCGTTTTCCTTGTCACCTCTTTTGGAGCAAACCAATGAAGTGGGCGGGGAAATTGAGATACGGGTACCTAAAAGGACATCCGAAATGAGAAGAAAATCGTGCATTCCTGCCATTGCAACAGAACGTAAGACCTCGGTCAGAAAATCGAAAGGCCAGAGCTTTCTGCCGAATGGCTATGTTAACAGCTCGTACCACCATGACGAAGAAGACAAACATCTTTCCATAAAGGCCCCTCATTCTGCTCCACGGAACGTCAACGCCGCGATAAGTGATTCAGTAGCTTCTAGGACATTAATAGAGCCTCACCCAGTTTACATGACGCCACAGGAGCAGGCCTTCCCTCCGGCTGTACTTTCTAGCCACGGCCCACCGTTCTACACGGAAGCCAAATCCTTTGGTCAATACAGTGGGTCCCCTCAGATTCAAGTGACATCAAATTCAGATTTGAATTTACCATCGATTAGCGAGGAACACGTGATCCAAAACACTAAAGCTCGGGGGGTGGACGCTAACGAACTTCAGCCACCATCGTCTCTGCCACGCCCAAACTCTTTACCAAATTGGCCCAGGGAGCTTGTCAGACCCGTGGCAATCCATCGCCCTTACAGTGATTCCTTGTATGTGAGCCACACCGGGGCATACGGCTTTCCCATCGAGCATATCGCTCGCTCTTCACTAGGGAACATTCAACAACCTGTGGGGTTCCAGGATCATGTCTCTCCATTTGTAAATCAAAATGAGTATCGTGGGCACCTGACTGGGCGCAATATTTTCGCTTCTTTCGAGCAACAAAGAACGCTAAGTGAAGCAGACTTGAACGTGCGCCTAGCTCAAAGACGCCAAGGACAGTTTTTGTACATCCATGTCCCGGAAACACCAATAATAGCTAATGGGAATTTAGGCATGGGTGACGTACGTGACCGTGTCAGAATCTCCGACACATCACGCAAGGAAAGGCCACGTTCAAAGAGTTACAACTGCGAGCACGCTGGTTCACCTTTCTTCCAACGGACTGAATCTATTTCCAGCCCAGATCTGCATTCGATGAATGGCTTGCTAGCTTCAGGTGAGCCTGACCCGATTTTTGCAAACGGTCGGTATCAGTCGCCAAGCGATTTACACCAAAAAAGAAACCCTGAAGATTCTAAATCGCACTCATTTGAAAGTACACAAAGGAATGCTTCCTTAAGCACAAATAAGGCTCCGACGAGGGATTTGTCTATCCCAAAATGTCCACAGAATGTTGCAGTAGCCCAGTTTATAGACCCACATTGTAACAACTTTGCTCGTACTCGGTCATCCTCTTGGGGCGGCTCGTCCACTGTTGTCAAAGGACATGTAGTCGGGCGTGGTGAGAATGCAACCTCGGTTCGTTCTGAGCGAACTGACAGGCAATTGGCTTCCAATGGACATGAGGCTCTTCAGCAAAGAGACAGCAACAGGCATACTGTGTCCAATCGTCAGCGAGCGCGGGCAATTTTTGTAGGCGACTCGGGAATCGATAGCGTAAATAGCAGTACAACGTCCATTACTCATTCCCTGGAATTTGATGGAGAGGGACACAAAGAACGGAAAGAAAGTTTGGTCGGTTTGAACACCGCAAGAATTGACATCTTGAACCCTATCCACGAAAGCGAAACGGAAATATCAGAGTCGGTCGCTATGGAGAATTCTCGAAACTCGGCGAGCGGGCCTCCGCCTTCGACAACGACCGTGGATTTAAACACAACGAAGCAAGTACCAAAGAACGCCGAAGTCAAGCTTCATGGAAGCCGCATGTCAAGATATCTGAGCAATCCAGATCTTTACGAATCGAGTTTAGTTTGA